The Streptomyces sp. Mut1 genome window below encodes:
- a CDS encoding PfkB family carbohydrate kinase: protein MTGGPDAVLVMGEALIDLVPSADDPLTHRAQPGGAPANVAAGLALLGTPSWFAGALGGDGFARLIEERLVLAGTELGLCARSELPTALAVADPGPDGTGYHFHLQDTATFRLPERVSDVGRFGAVYAGGLAAVVPPAADAVAATARAGAEHSVLVVDPNVREDRTLDGSAAHRLRELCARAHVLKVSDEDVTALWPGTAPDETCARLAAENRLVVLTRGAAGSTAFTRDGARTSVPAVRVDVVNTIGAGDAFMAAVLSWLADAGAFRDGGAARLPGGRAAEMLAFASQVAASVVARSGTEPSRPRPGGRTPLSAPRPATGTAARGARPARTADCAPPAPPSPGAPDSGVR from the coding sequence GTGACCGGTGGCCCCGACGCCGTCCTGGTGATGGGCGAGGCGCTCATCGACCTGGTGCCGAGCGCGGACGATCCGCTGACGCACCGGGCCCAGCCGGGCGGCGCCCCCGCCAACGTCGCCGCCGGACTGGCCCTGCTCGGCACACCCAGCTGGTTCGCGGGAGCGCTCGGCGGCGACGGGTTCGCCCGCCTGATCGAGGAACGGCTGGTCCTGGCCGGTACGGAACTGGGCCTGTGCGCCCGCTCGGAGCTGCCCACCGCGCTCGCGGTCGCCGACCCGGGCCCCGACGGCACCGGCTACCACTTCCACCTCCAGGACACCGCCACCTTCCGGCTGCCGGAGCGCGTGTCGGACGTGGGCCGCTTCGGCGCCGTGTACGCGGGCGGACTCGCCGCCGTCGTCCCGCCCGCGGCCGACGCGGTGGCCGCGACCGCGCGCGCCGGGGCCGAGCACTCCGTGCTGGTGGTCGACCCCAACGTGCGCGAGGACCGCACGCTGGACGGGTCCGCCGCGCACCGGCTGCGGGAACTGTGCGCACGGGCCCATGTCCTCAAGGTCAGCGACGAGGACGTGACCGCGCTCTGGCCGGGCACGGCCCCCGACGAGACCTGCGCACGGCTGGCCGCGGAGAACCGGCTCGTGGTGCTCACCCGCGGCGCGGCCGGCAGCACGGCGTTCACCCGGGACGGGGCGCGGACATCCGTACCCGCGGTGCGCGTGGACGTGGTCAACACGATCGGGGCGGGCGACGCGTTCATGGCGGCGGTGCTCAGCTGGCTGGCGGACGCCGGAGCGTTCCGCGACGGCGGCGCCGCACGGCTGCCGGGCGGACGGGCCGCCGAGATGCTGGCATTCGCCTCGCAGGTGGCGGCCTCCGTCGTCGCGCGGTCGGGGACCGAGCCGTCACGGCCGCGCCCCGGCGGCCGCACCCCGCTCAGCGCCCCTCGGCCCGCCACCGGTACTGCAGCTCGGGGCGCCCGACCTGCCCGTACTGCGGACTGCGCACCGCCCGCCCC
- a CDS encoding zinc-dependent alcohol dehydrogenase family protein, which yields MRAAIIESIGKVSVETVPDPTPGPRDVVVAVKACGLCGTDLHILQGEFAPALPIVPGHEFAGEIVETGSEVTELAVGDNVAVDPSLHCHECHYCRSGRGNLCDNWNAIGVSRPGGAAEFAVAPVANCVKLPDHVDVTTAALIEPLSCAVRGYDVLSSTLGAEVLIYGSGTMGLMMLELAKRTGAASVDVLDVNPDRLTTAVELGVSRSAASADELETVRGWDVVIDATGNASAIQDGLGRVAKGGTFLQFGVADYATTAVIEPYRIYNQEITITGSMAVLHSYERAAALFAGGVIDPGVFISDRLPLERYAEALERFKAGKGRKIVVEP from the coding sequence ATGAGGGCTGCGATCATCGAGTCCATCGGCAAGGTGTCGGTCGAGACCGTCCCCGACCCCACCCCGGGCCCCCGGGACGTCGTCGTCGCCGTCAAGGCGTGCGGACTGTGCGGTACCGACCTCCACATCCTCCAGGGCGAGTTCGCACCCGCCCTGCCGATCGTCCCCGGACACGAGTTCGCCGGCGAGATCGTGGAGACCGGCTCCGAGGTGACCGAGCTGGCCGTCGGCGACAACGTCGCCGTCGACCCGTCGCTGCACTGCCACGAGTGCCACTACTGCCGCAGCGGGCGCGGCAACCTCTGCGACAACTGGAACGCGATCGGCGTCAGCAGGCCCGGCGGAGCCGCCGAGTTCGCCGTCGCCCCGGTGGCCAACTGCGTGAAGCTCCCGGACCACGTCGACGTGACCACCGCGGCGCTGATCGAACCGCTGTCCTGCGCGGTGCGCGGCTACGACGTGCTCAGCTCCACGCTGGGAGCCGAGGTGCTCATCTACGGTTCCGGCACCATGGGCCTGATGATGCTGGAGCTCGCCAAACGGACCGGCGCCGCGTCCGTGGACGTGCTGGACGTCAATCCGGACCGGCTGACCACCGCGGTCGAGCTCGGCGTCTCCCGCTCCGCCGCGTCCGCCGACGAGCTGGAGACGGTACGGGGCTGGGACGTCGTCATCGACGCCACCGGCAACGCTTCCGCCATCCAGGACGGGCTCGGCAGGGTCGCCAAGGGCGGCACGTTCCTCCAGTTCGGGGTCGCCGACTACGCGACGACGGCCGTCATCGAGCCGTACCGGATCTACAACCAGGAGATCACGATCACCGGCTCGATGGCCGTGCTGCACAGCTACGAGCGCGCCGCCGCGCTGTTCGCCGGGGGAGTGATCGACCCCGGGGTCTTCATCAGCGACCGGCTGCCGCTGGAGCGGTACGCCGAAGCCCTGGAGCGGTTCAAGGCGGGCAAGGGCCGCAAGATCGTGGTCGAGCCGTGA